The window TCGCAGTGCATCCCGTTACCGGTCATGTGTATGTTGCCGGCCACAGGCGCCTCCTCCGCAGCACGGATGGCGGCAATACTTTTAACGTAGTATTCGTTGGGGCCACGCCCGCTACCGCAGACCAGGGCCAGATGGACATTACCATCAGCCAGGGCGGCAGGATCTACCTGGCCGTTAACGGAGGCTTCCCCGATAAGGCTCAGCGCGGGCTCTGGTTCTCCGACAATGGCGGAACCGGCACCTGGACCCGTTTTGCGGGTGGCCAGACGGCAGGGGTAGATTCCCTTGAAGGTTGGAGGGCCAACTCTTATGAGGCGAATGGCAATATTTCCCAAGCCTCCAAACGCATTATCCTCAGCCTGGCACCTTCCAACAACAATATCCTGTATGTGCTCTATGAAAATGGACTATCACAGGAAGGCACAGACGGAAAGCCGGAAGCCGACCTGTTCAAGATCGATTTTGGCGCCAGCACCTATACCAATCTTTCTGCCAATATGCCTGACTTTACCGGGCAACTGGATGGCATTGATCCCCTGGCTTTGCAGGGAGGCTATAACCTAACCCTGGCAGTGAAACCCGATAACCCTAATGTAGTATTTGTGGGGGGCACTAACCTGTTCAGGTCAACAGATGGCTTTAGCTCAAAGAACAATACCAGCTGGATCGCCGGTTACAAATTCTGGGGTAACGGAAGCCCTACGGTAAGCACCTATGACAATACCCACCCGGATATCCATAACCTGATATTCGAACCCAATAACCCTAACGTGGCCATCTGTGCCAGCGATGGGGGGCTGCACCGTACCACCAATATCCTGGCCAATAACAGCCAGACCTTGCCGGTGGATTGGACCATGATCGCCAATTACCAAACCACCCAGTATTACCATGTTAATATTGACCCAAGGGCAGGCAGGAACCATTTCATTGGTGGCATGCAGGACAATAGTTCCTACCTGCGCACAGATGGATTGGATGACCATATCCGCGTAGGCTCGGGGGATGGTGGAGCTGCGGCCATTGGCAAATGGAATGGATTCAGCGATTACCAGCTCTTTGTTACCAGCCAGTTCGGAAGCCTTGCCAGGCTTACACCTGGAAACGCTGTATCTATCCGCCCGAACGGCCTGACTGCTAACCCCTCGAGTGGATTCGGGGAGTTCGTGACCTATTTCGTGATGGACCAGGACAATCCGGAGGACCTGTACTATGCGAACTTCGGAAGGTTGTTCCGTACCAATAGTGCTACCACTGTTTCACCAGCTAATGGGTGGACAGAGTTGACGGGCGTAGCCAGTACCATTAGCCCTTCCAACCCCAACAGTACAGGCATCGGTATCCGTGCACTCGAATTGAGCAGGGGTCCCTATATCCCTTCACATGTACTGTATATAGGAACCACAGAAGGCAGGGTCTATCGTTTGAATGACCCGCGTAATTCGGCCCCCACCGTCACTCCCATCGATATCACACCGCCTGAGATCGCCAATATCATTGGTAGCGGCACCAGCAATCCAACCAGGTTGAATGTTTCAGATATTGCCGTTAACCCTAATAATGATGAAGAGATCATGGTGGTGTATTCCAACTACCAGGTTACGTTGGGAAGCGGACAGGTAAGGCGGGATTTCAATATCTGGTTTACCAAGAATGCCAAGAGTGCAAGTCCCACCTGGCATAAAGTAGAGAACAACCTGGAATTGCCCTCTATCAGGAGTTGTGCCATCGTACCCCGGAAGGATGGTGCAGGCAATGCGTCGGTAGAATACTATGTGGGCACTTCGGTTGGCTTGTTCAGTACCGAGAATATTGGTGATAAGGTAGGCACTTCCACCCCCATTTCCTGGAGCCGTGAAGGAAGTTCAGTATTGAACTTTGCAGTGGTGACCTCCCTGGCCTACCGTCCGCAGGACAATACCCTGGTGATCGGTACACATGGTAATGGCATGTACTTCTGCACCATACCACAGGCCAATTTCACCCCTAACCTGAACACAGGTGTGAATGACCCGATCAGGAATGATAAGAACTTCATCCAGTTCGCCTATCCGGGTATTGTTACCACAGACCTGAACTACAGGATCGGAAATATGTTTGATGTACAACGCCTGGTGATCAAGGTGCATAATATCAATGGGCAATTGGTATACCGCAAGGAAACCGGCTACCAGAACGGAATGATCAATGTAGGCAACCTGGCAAAAGGAACCTATGTACTCACTATTACGAGCTCGGATTACAAGCACCAATTCGTCAAGCAATTCATTAAAAACTAAGAAGTTTTATTAAGAAAATATTTCCCTGAACTTTTGATTTTGTTTCAATAAACCAATTAAATTAGAGCATCGATTGCTTGCCATTGTGGCAATAAGGCGGGACAGGGATGTCCCGCTTTATTATTTTTATCGACACCCTTCCCGGAACATTGATCTAACAGGCATGGACTTTTGGTGGAAATGACGGTACTTAGCAATGGAATGGAATAGTCCCCATTTATTCCTAACTTATATAAAAATAGTCATATGCTGCAGCCATGGTTAACCGGGAAAGTGATCAGGATACTGGATGAAACGGCCACTACCCGTAGGTTCTGGATCGAAGTCCAGGGTGTGGACAGGTTTGATTTCAAGCCAGGTCAGTTTGTAACCCTTGACCTTCCCATCCACGAGCAACGCAACAAACGTTGGCGCAGTTATTCCATCGCCTCCTGGCCCGATGGCACCAATGTGATTGAACTGGTGATCGTACTGATGGAGGGAGGTTTGGGAACCTCCTACCTGTTCAATGAAGTAAAAGAAGGATCGGAATTGCAGTTAAGGGGCCCGCAAGGTGTGTTTGTATTACCCGAGAATATTGAAAAGGACCTTTTCTTTGTCTGTACAGGTACGGGTATTGCTCCCTTCCGGTCTATGGCCCATCATATCCTTAACAACAATATTCCCCACAAGAATATCTACCTCATTTTCGGCTGCAGGAAATTCGGCGACTGTTTGTATGGCCCTGAATTAAAGGCATTACAGGAGAAAGTTCCCTCCTTCCAGTACCTGCCTACTTTTTCCAGGGAAGAAGCAGGTGATCACCTGATAAGGACAGGCTATGTGCACGCGGTTTACGAAGAAATCATAACGGAAAAGAAAAAAGAAAACGGGGCATTACACCCCGCTAATTTCTATCTCTGTGGTTGGAAGAATATGATAGATGAAGCCAAACAGCGGATCATCGCCATTGGCTACGATAAAAAAGACATCCACCTTGAATTATATGGCTGATCAGCCCTTCACCCTCGCCTGTCCTCCGGAAGATTCCCCTACCGGAAGGTTGATCACAGGCACTTTGGTTCCGGCTGCCGGTTTCTCGGCATGCAACTTGTGCAGCCTGAGGATCTCGGCATGATTCTCAACCATTTCTGTTTCCAGCTCTAACACCCGCTTACGGGATTTGGCCAGCTGTTTTGACCTGAAAATGAACCCAATCAGGGATCCCACAATAAAGGCCAGGCTAATCCAGATCAGGGACAACAGGCTGATGTTTGAAGACATCATAGGTATTGGTTTGGTATAAGGAATAGTATTTCATAGGAACGTCTATCCCTCTAACGAACGCCAATCCTAAATATTGCTTTAAACCCCAGAGTTGTGGAAAACTACTGACTTGCCCTTTTATGATTTCCATTATTAGGCTGGTCTGTACCCTTGTCCTTCAGGGGTACTATCCGGGTGGTCTGCGCGGCTGCATGATCCGGGTTCTGCTCCTGCATTAGGGTAGCCATTTGCTTCTGTAACTGCAGGATCTCTGCATGGTCGTGCATCTTTTCCCTTTCCAGCTCTAAAATCTGGCGGGACAAGGACCTGACCTGCAAAAACCTGAAGAGAAGACCGGCACCAAAAGCACAGAGCATAACCAGGGCAAGCAATCCTAGGTGTACAGTAATTTGCATGGTTACCAATTGAACAGGTTAATCTGCTTACTGAATTTAGTAAATGCAGACCGAATAATCTAATTTTTAAGCAAGGCTATTTTCAACCAGTTGCTTTACCTGTTCCATGGCAATTCTTTCCTGTACCATGGTGTCCCTGTAACGGATGGTTACAGTACCATCTTCCTTGGTCTGGTGATCGATGGTAACACAGAATGGGGTACCAATGGCATCCATCCTACGGTAACGCTTTCCAATTGTGTCTTTTTCCTCATAGAAACAACGGAAAGAACGCCTGCACTGGTCCATCAGCTCCCTTGCGATCTCGGGCAGCCCGTCCTTCTTCACCAATGGCAGGATAGCCAATTTGATGGGGGCAAGTTTTGGCGGGAACTTCAGCACCACCCTGCTGTCTTTCTTTTCGGGGGTGCTCAGGTCCTGCTCTTCATAGGCTTCACTCAGCACCATCATTACGGTACGGTCAAGACCTATGGATGTTTCTATCACGTAAGGAATATAGTTCTGGTTGATCTCGGAATCGAAATACTGCATTTTCTTCTTGCTGTATTCCTGGTGGTTCCTGAGGTCAAAGTCTGTACGGCTGTGGATACCTTCCACCTCCTTGAAACCGATCGGGAAATCGTACTCGATATCACAGGCGGCATCGGCATAATGGGCCAACTTCACGTGGTCATGGAAACGGTAGCGCTCCTGGGGAATCCCCAGTCCGAGGTGCCACTTCATCCTTTCCTCCTTCCAGAACTCATACCATTCCTTCTGGGTACCGGGTCGCACAAAGAACTGCATTTCCATCTGCTCAAATTCCCTCATCCTGAAAATGAACTGGCGGGCTACGATCTCATTCCTGAAAGCCTTACCAACCTGGGCAATACCGAAGGGGATCTTCATCCGCCCGGTCTTCTGCACATTCAGGAAGTTCACGAAAATACCCTGCGCTGTTTCCGGCCTCAGGTATACCATATTATCATCAGCCTCTCCACTCACGGCACCAAACTCAGTGGCGAACATGAGGTTGAACTGGCGCACTTCTGTCCAGTTGCAGGTTCCGCTAACGGAACATTTCATCTTATTGTCTTCGATGAGTTGCTTCAGGCCACCGAAATCCTCTGCCGCCAGCAATTGGTCCATACGGGCCAACAGGGCATCAGCTTCTTCCCTGGGAAGGGTCTCGGCATGTGCTTCAATAAGGTGGTCAACACGGTAGCGCTTCTTGCTATCCTTGTTATCGATCATGGGATCGCTGAAATTATCAACGTGGCCACTGGCCTTCCAGGTGGTGGGGTGCATAAAGATGGCTGCATCGATGCCCACGATGTTATCATGCAGCTGGGTCATCCACTTCCACCAGTCTTCCCTGATATTCTTCTTCAATTCACTTCCATACTGGCCGTAGTCGTAAACGGCACTCAATCCGTCATAGATCTCACTGGAAGGAAATATAAATCCGTATTCTTTACAATGCGAAATGATCGCCTGGAACTTATTAGAATCGTTTGCCATAAGGCGGCAAAGATAAATGGAAATGGGATTTCTGGGACTGGGGCAATCCGGGGATTTGTGCCGGCAGCCAGCCTGTCACTGCAGTTTCTCGTTAGACCGGTGGCGGTCCTGGTCCCTATTGGTCTTCTTTTCCATATTCCTCCGGAAAGCCTCCTCCAGGTCTACCCCCGTCTGGTTGGCCAGGCAGACCAATACCCAGAGCACATCGGCCATTTCATCGCCAAGGTCCCTCCCCTTGTCCGATTCCTTAAAGGATTGCTCCCCGTACTTCCTGACCATCAGCCTTGAAAGTTCCCCTACCTCCTCCATCAAGATCCCCAGGTTGGTCAATTCCGAGAAATAACGTACCCCAATGGTCTTGATCCATTGGTCCACTTCCTGTTGGGCTTGCTTAAGCGTCAGTTCCGTCATAGCATTCTTTTAAATTGATTGATCAGGTTTAGGATCAGGTAAGGGGTCCGCCAGGTTCATTTGAACCAGCCCCGTCATCATTCCCGGTTCTTACTATCAATAATAATGGTGACCGGGCCATCGTTCACTAAGGCAACCTTCATGTCGGCCCCGAACTCACCGGTACCAACTTTCTTTTCCAGGTCCTTCTCCAATTGCGCTACAAACTGCTCGTAGAGCGGTATGGCCACGGGTGGTTTGCTTGCCTTGATATAGGAGGGTCGGTTGCCTTTCTTTGTACTGGCATGAAGGGTGAACTGGCTCACCACCAACACTTCCCCGCCCGCATCCTTTACGGAAAGGTTCATCACCCCCTGCTCATCGTCAAATATCCTCAGGTTCACGATCTTGGAGCTGAGCCACTGGATATCTTCCTGGCCGTCGGCATACTCAATCCCTACCAGCACCAGCAAGCCTTTATGGATAGCACTCTTCACCGAATTATTAATTGTAACGGATGCCTCACGCACCCGCTGGATCACCACGCGCATATTTTCGTACCTTTAATTAAGAATGTCGAAAATAGATATTTCAACAGAGATTCGTTTCCGGACAGCGAGGAGCGGAGGAAAAGGCGGACAGAATGTGAACAAGGTGGAAACAATGGTGGAAGGCTTGTTTGATCTCTCCGGAAGCAGGCTACTGGATGAAAAGCAAAAGGCCATCCTGCTCCATAAACTGGCCGGTAAACTCAATAGCGAAGGGGAATTGTCAGCGCGGTGCCAGGAGTTCCGGACCCAGTTACAGAACAAACAGGGGGTCATCCGCAAGATGAATGCCCTCCTGACCCGGGCATTGCAGGTGCAGGCAAAACGAGTTGCCACCAAACCTTCCAGGGCTTCCAGGGAAAAACGACTCGAGTCAAAAAAAATCTCCTCCTCCATAAAAGCCGGAAGGCAAAAGATCCGTTTTCAACCCGATTAAGCCCATATGCCGCGACCGCTTACCTACCTGACCCCGAGAAGCATCCTGCTCACTGCAGTTGGGCTGATCCTATTGGCACTCACGGCCTGCCAGAAGCAACTCAATTTTGAATCCGGGCAGACCAGCCCGGGCGGAAAGATCAGGTTGATCTTTTTCCCCACCTTCAATGGCAGCCCAGTTTTACCCGGACTTAGCTATACTAATATTGCCGGTGAACCTTTCTCCATCCAGGTTTTCAAACTATATGTAGGAAAGATCAGGGGTAATGGCAACCAGCCGGCTGAAGCGGATGGCGAACCCTATTACCTGCTTGACCTGGCCAAACCCTCGAGCCTGCAGATCGATGCCACTCTAAAGACCGGCACCTATAATGGACTTGCCTTCCTCGTGGGGGTGGATAGCGCCCGCAATGTCAGCGGGGTGCAATCGGGGGCACTGGACCCTGCCAATGGCATGTTCTGGACCTGGAACACCGGTTATATCTACGCCAAACTGGAAGGCAATTCCCCTGTCTCCAACCAGATAAATGGCAAGTTCGAATACCATATCGGGGGCTTCAGGACCCCCTTCAATGCCATCAGGGAAGCGAAGCTCAGTTTTACACAACCATCTACCATTACTATAAAAGAAGATGGATTGACCACCATCTACCTCAGGATGGACCTGGCCAAATGGTTCGATGGCCCTTACCCCTTGCGGATTGCCAACCTGCCGGTGGTAACTACCCCGGGAGCTGAAGCAGCGTCCATAGCAGGTAATTACGTCAATATGTTCAGCATCACCCAAATTGAACAGGAATAATGCGGAAACTACTGGTCATATCGAGCCTGGTCATTGCAGTTTGCTGCAGCCTGCTGGTCCAATCCTGCAACAAGGGGGGCGGGGAAAATGCTGAACTAACGTTCATGGATATCCCACAACCTGCAGGTTTTCCCCCTATTCAATACGATGTGGCCAACAATCCCATCAGCAAGGAAGGATTTGAACTGGGCAGGAAGTTGTTCTATGACGGCCGCCTGTCGAAGGATGGCAATTTCCCCTGTGCCTCCTGCCACCAGCAGTTCGCAGCCTTTGCCACTTTTGAACATGATTTCAGTCACGGGTTCAATAACCAATTCACCACCCGTAATGCCCCCGGCCTGTTCAACCTGGCCTGGCATAAGGAAATGCACCATGATGGCGGTATAGCCCATCTTGACCTCCAGCCCCTGGCCCCCATCACGGCTCCCAATGAAATGGGCGAAACCATCCCGGCAGTATTGAAAAAGATCGGGGATGATCCCGACTATCGCCAGCACTTCCAACGTGTTTTTGGTAATGAAGAGGTGACCACGGAAAGAATGACCAAAGCCCTCTCCCAATTCATGGTGATGATGGTATCTGCCACTTCCAAATATGACCAGGTAAAGGCAGGAAAGGCAAGTTTTGATGTGAATGAGGAAGCTGGATATGCCATCTTCAAGAATAAATGCGCCAGCTGCCATAAGGAACCCTTGTTCACCGACCTGCAATACCGGAATAACGGTTTGCCCATGCATCCAACCCTGAAGGATGTCGGTCGTATGCGCATCACCGGGAGTTCGCAGGATTCACTGAAATTCAAGGTGCCCAGTCTGCGTAATGTAATGGTTACTTATCCTTATATGCACGATGGCAGGTTTGGGGACATCAGTAATGTGTATGAACATTATAACAGCGGCATCCAGTTTGGTCCTACCACTGACCCACTCCTGAAAACAAAAATTCCCCTTTCCGCGACAGAAAGAGGATTATTGACAGAGTTCCTCAAAACATTGACAGACGCTGCTTTCAACACGGACCCCCGTTTTGCTGCACCCCAATGATCCTGGAAAGGATCGCGCGGGTTAGCATTCATAAGGTTTAATGGAAATGGTATTATGGCATCCCATCACAAAAGTCTTCCATGCCCCTGACATTTCCATCCGTGTTTTCACCGAAATTTTACAACATGCCAAAAATTTATCAACAGGTAAGGTAGTTATCACAAAAAAGCCGGTAATAATACCATCAGTTCTTCCTCCGGCTCTTCAAGGCTTCCAATGTTTTTCTTTGTCTTTCGATCTCCAGGCGCTGTTGCTCCATCAAGGCAGAATTCGCATTGGCCTTTTCCTGCATGGCCTGTAACCTGAGCGCCAGGTCAGTACTATCTGTAGTGAGGGAAGTTAATTTCTTCTCTGCCTTCTTCACTACCTCATCCTGTGCATTGATCTCCAGGTTCAGGTTAAAAGCCTCCAGGAATGGGGTGAAGTCGTTCAGGAATTCCTTGCCATCACCCACGCCTTGTTTCAGGTTATCGCCTGAATTGGCCAGGGTTTCATTAGGCTTTGCCAGAAGCATATATACCACTGAACTTTCCTTGTCACGCCTGCTCTTGCGTTCTGCCTTTACATAAACATCATATGGGGTTGAACTACCCGCTACAGTTGCCGAGCGGTAGAGTTGGTAATCCTTGTATTTGGCAGGACGATGGCCTTTCTCCGCAAACCGCGCCCTGATGGCTTCTTCTACGGTTTCGGGCGGATAAGGCAACTCAACAACGGCCGCCGGCACCCGCTTTTTGTCGATCTCGGCAGAACCTTCAACTGCTCTTTGTGCTGTAACCGTAAGTGAGGAAAATAAGATGGAAGTAAGTAGGATAATTCGGTTCATGGTTAGCGTTTGAATGCGGAAAATTACTAAAATGACGGTCACAACCAATTTCCGTCTATTTTTGTCCAAATTCCATTTTCCTTTTGAGTGCAATCAAAAAACTGGCCGGACAAACTTTATGGTATGGCCTACCCACAATAGTCAGCCGGTTCCTGGGCTACCTGATGAATATGGCCCTGCCATTCCTGTTTGCACAACCTTCCAAGACAGCTGATATCACCCAGGTCTATGCCATCATTCCTTTCCTGAACATCCTGTTCACCTATGGTATGGAAACGGCCTATTTTAAATACTCGCAGGAAAAGGAAAAGCAAACCCTTTATAACACGCTATCGGTCTCCCTGCTGGTTTCCACCATTGTATTTTCCCTCCTGCTATTGCTGGGAAGGGATGTTATCGCAAAGGCTGCTGACCTGACCGAACACCCTGAATACATCCTTTGGATGACCGCCATCATCTTTTTTGACACCCTGGCTACCCTGCCCTTTGCCAGGCTGCGCCAGGAGAACCGCCCCAGGCGCTATGCTTTCGTCAGGGTGGCTGGCATCGTCGTGAACCTGCTGGTAGTCTTTACCTTCCTTGGCTTTATTCCATCCTATGTCAACAAACACCCCGATAGCATCCTCAACCTGGTGGTTAAACTGGATATCGGGATCGGCTATTACCTGATCGGCAACCTGCTAGGAAGCCTTACCACCTTCTTGTTGCTCTGGCCGGAAATAAAGCAGGTGCAATGGGAATTCCACAAGGAGATGTGGCAGGAGATCATGCGCTACAGCTACCCGCTGATCATAGTGGGCCTCGGCGGGATGGTCAATGATATGTTGAGCAGGCTGGTATACCAGCATGTGGTGGACCTGCCCGCGGAACAGGCCAAACACGAATTGGGGGTATTCGCCAACCTGTACCGGCTGGCCGTACTGATCACCATCATGATCCAGGCCTTCAGGATGGCAGCGGAGCCCTTCTTCTTTAACCAGTCGAAGGAAGAAGGCGCCCAGAAAAGCTATGCCCGGGTTATGAAATTCTTCGTTATCGCCTGCTGTTTTATGTTCCTGCTGATCGGTCTTTACCTCGACGCATTGAAATGGATCATCACCCTGAAATCCCCGGCTTGGGGCGAAGGCATGTATATTGTGCCGATCCTGGCCATGGGCAATATATTCCTTGGCATCTATTACAACCTCAGCATCTGGTACAAGCTTACGGGGAAAAACCTCTATGGTGCTTATATCACCATTGCCGGTGCCGCCATCACCATTGGCCTGAACATGTTGCTCATCCCCAAATGGCATTATCTTGGAGCCGCCATTGCCACTTTTACCTGTTACCTGGTTATGATGGTCAGCAGTTATGCCCTGGGCCAGAAATATTACCCTGTCCCCTATGCGAAAAAGAAGCTCATCTCCTATCTCGTGCTCGTTACCCTGATCGTATTATTCCACCGGCTGATATTGTCTTTCTACCATCCCCTCTGGTTTAGCATCGCCACAGGAACCTTATTACTATTGGGTTTCAGCATGTTTGTCGCAAAAATAGAACGCCGCGACCTGCAAAAATTACCTTTGATCGGCCGGTTCGTCTGACCCTTATAGTGAGTCATCCACCAGGAAGGGGTTATGCTTTTTTTCAAAACCAATGGTTGTGGATTCCCCATGCCCGGGATACACCCTTACTGTATCGGGCAGGGTAAAGAGCTGGGTCCTGATGCTGTTGAGCAGTTGGGTATGGTTACCCCCCGGAAGGTCCGTGCGGCCTATGCTACGCCTGAAGAGGACGTCGCCGCCGATCACGAATTGCTGGGCCTCACAGTAAAAGCAGATATGACCGGGAGAATGGCCGGGAGCTTCGATCACCTTGAGTTCATCGGTACCCAGGCGGACAATATCCCCGCCGCGCAGGTAATGGAGGGGGCCATTGTAATTCCTGAAGGGCAGGTTCCACCTCTCCCCCGCCATGGGGGCATAATCCAGCACGATTTTTTCATCAGGATGGATATAGAGCTCCAACCCCCAGGTCTCATGGACATAGCGGTTACCGAATACATGGTCGAGGTGGCAATGGGTGTTCAATAATTGCCGGGGCAGTAAACGATGTTCGGTGATAAAGTGTTTTAAATAACGTTCCTCCCTTTCATCGTAACAGCCGGGGTCGATGACCAGGCAATCGCCGTTTTCGTTGTAGAGGAGGTAGGTATTCTCCATGATGGGGCTGAACTCGAAATGGTGGACTGTTAACATAGCTCTATTATTTGATGGGGGATTTCACTGATAAAACTGAAAACCATAATTTTAGTCTACAATCAATGGGTATGCAATTTCCGAAGAATAATTTGAACTGTAGCGTCCGTATCAAGCTTGCACTGACCACGATCCTCATCCTGATGAACACCGTTACCCTGGTACATGCACAGGTGAATACTGTAGAATTTGGCAAGAACAGGGTACAATACCGCAATTTCAAATGGCAATATTACCAGACCAATAATTTCAACACCTATTACAGCCAGCAGGGTGAACCCCTCGCCAAATATGTGGCCCAGATAGCCGAGAAAGAATTACCTGAACTGGAAACCTTCATGGAATATGGCCTGCAGCGCAGGATCAATATTGTGATGTACAACAGCTTTAACGAGCTCCAGCAGACCAATATCGGCTTATCCACCGACTGGCAAACCACCGGTGGCAATACAAAATTGGTGAACAACAAGATGGTTGTGTATTACAACAGTGATCACCAGAACCTTCGCAAACAAGTAAGGCAGGGTATCGCCAAAAACCTGCTGGACAATATCCTTTTTGGGGATGACCTTGGTGAATTCGCCGCCAACCAGGCACTGCTCGACCTGCCCAAATGGCTGACCGATGGTTTTGTTTCCTATGCTGCCGAGAACTGGAGCACCGACCTCGACGACCAGTTAAAGTCGGCCATGCTGTCTGGCAAATACCGCAATTTCTACCAGTTCGCCTTCGACCAACCCAATCTCGCCGGCCATACCTTCTGGCGCTATATAGAAGAAGTTTACAAGAAAGACAATACCAAGTATTTCCTCTATCTCGCCCGCCTCTACCGTAACCTGAACGGGGCTTCCAACCGCATCTGCAAGAAGAAGTTCAAGGAAGTGCTGGCAGACTGCATGACCTATATGGAGGATAAATACTACAAGGACATCAGGGGAAGGAGGAATAATCCCAAAGGTGGCCTGAGTGTGGTGGAAGAGATCAGCAAGAACAAGGATTTCTACCAGTTCACTGCCAACCCTGCTCCCCGCAGCCAGACCTATGCCGTGGTGGAATACAAGAAAGGACTGGAATGCGTGGTGCTGTATGAGAATTTCGTGGACAGAAGGGTGTTGCTGAGGAATGGCATCAAAAACCGCGAAGCCAGGCAGGACCCCCATTACCCCCTGTTGGCCTGGAATGGCAAGGGAAATAAATTGCTGGTAGTATACAATGACCAGGGTAAGATCAGGATGTTCACCTATGATATCTATACCCGCATCAAGCGCGACAAGCTGGTGCTGGAAGATTTCCAGCAGATCCAGGATGTGAAGTTCATGCTGGACGACAATACGTTGCTGATGAGTGCGGTGAAGAATGGGCAGTCAGATATCTTCATCTTCAAGATCGACAGGGAAAGGGCAGAACAGGTGACCAACGATGTTTATGATGACCTCGATCCTTCCTTCGTTTCCTTCCCCAATAAGTCAGGTATCCTGTATGCATCTAACCGTCCTTCGGAAACAGCCGTGACGGGTGATACCGTACTCCCATCAGATAATCGTTACAATATTTTCCTGGTAGATAATTTTAATAAGAGTGAGTTCAAACAGATCTCGCAGCTCAGCAACCTGAAATACGGCAATGCCCGCTACCCTACCCAATACAATACCTCCCACTTCACCTTTGCCAGTGATGAGAATGGTATCATGAACCGCTATGCCGGCTTCTTCCGCACAGAAAGGGCCGGGGTGGATACCATTTACAGAATAGGTGATGATATTTTGCGCAACCCTGATTTCAAAGAAATAGATTCCTTGCTACGTGCCTATGACCAGGCAGAACCA is drawn from Flavihumibacter rivuli and contains these coding sequences:
- the dtd gene encoding D-aminoacyl-tRNA deacylase, whose product is MRVVIQRVREASVTINNSVKSAIHKGLLVLVGIEYADGQEDIQWLSSKIVNLRIFDDEQGVMNLSVKDAGGEVLVVSQFTLHASTKKGNRPSYIKASKPPVAIPLYEQFVAQLEKDLEKKVGTGEFGADMKVALVNDGPVTIIIDSKNRE
- a CDS encoding glycine--tRNA ligase, with amino-acid sequence MANDSNKFQAIISHCKEYGFIFPSSEIYDGLSAVYDYGQYGSELKKNIREDWWKWMTQLHDNIVGIDAAIFMHPTTWKASGHVDNFSDPMIDNKDSKKRYRVDHLIEAHAETLPREEADALLARMDQLLAAEDFGGLKQLIEDNKMKCSVSGTCNWTEVRQFNLMFATEFGAVSGEADDNMVYLRPETAQGIFVNFLNVQKTGRMKIPFGIAQVGKAFRNEIVARQFIFRMREFEQMEMQFFVRPGTQKEWYEFWKEERMKWHLGLGIPQERYRFHDHVKLAHYADAACDIEYDFPIGFKEVEGIHSRTDFDLRNHQEYSKKKMQYFDSEINQNYIPYVIETSIGLDRTVMMVLSEAYEEQDLSTPEKKDSRVVLKFPPKLAPIKLAILPLVKKDGLPEIARELMDQCRRSFRCFYEEKDTIGKRYRRMDAIGTPFCVTIDHQTKEDGTVTIRYRDTMVQERIAMEQVKQLVENSLA
- the arfB gene encoding alternative ribosome rescue aminoacyl-tRNA hydrolase ArfB, translated to MSKIDISTEIRFRTARSGGKGGQNVNKVETMVEGLFDLSGSRLLDEKQKAILLHKLAGKLNSEGELSARCQEFRTQLQNKQGVIRKMNALLTRALQVQAKRVATKPSRASREKRLESKKISSSIKAGRQKIRFQPD
- a CDS encoding T9SS type A sorting domain-containing protein translates to MKQRFLSLAGIVVVLGCAFLLIKQGDSPRTRLIKVYIGEEDDETEEEKEARKAMFVKERALYEYDMIRDGATGEVPKGIFERELQQASRIPVKEASPSGRLEPLINNTYRPAGPLNIGGRTRAVAYDKRFGTGTNRVIIAGAVSGGLFRSIDGGGNWTRVTPNGEIHNVTALAQDPRAGFENTWYAGGGEPIGNSASPSAGGAFYYGYGLMKSTDNGATWQRIASTFNGALELFDDPFDIVHKIAVHPVTGHVYVAGHRRLLRSTDGGNTFNVVFVGATPATADQGQMDITISQGGRIYLAVNGGFPDKAQRGLWFSDNGGTGTWTRFAGGQTAGVDSLEGWRANSYEANGNISQASKRIILSLAPSNNNILYVLYENGLSQEGTDGKPEADLFKIDFGASTYTNLSANMPDFTGQLDGIDPLALQGGYNLTLAVKPDNPNVVFVGGTNLFRSTDGFSSKNNTSWIAGYKFWGNGSPTVSTYDNTHPDIHNLIFEPNNPNVAICASDGGLHRTTNILANNSQTLPVDWTMIANYQTTQYYHVNIDPRAGRNHFIGGMQDNSSYLRTDGLDDHIRVGSGDGGAAAIGKWNGFSDYQLFVTSQFGSLARLTPGNAVSIRPNGLTANPSSGFGEFVTYFVMDQDNPEDLYYANFGRLFRTNSATTVSPANGWTELTGVASTISPSNPNSTGIGIRALELSRGPYIPSHVLYIGTTEGRVYRLNDPRNSAPTVTPIDITPPEIANIIGSGTSNPTRLNVSDIAVNPNNDEEIMVVYSNYQVTLGSGQVRRDFNIWFTKNAKSASPTWHKVENNLELPSIRSCAIVPRKDGAGNASVEYYVGTSVGLFSTENIGDKVGTSTPISWSREGSSVLNFAVVTSLAYRPQDNTLVIGTHGNGMYFCTIPQANFTPNLNTGVNDPIRNDKNFIQFAYPGIVTTDLNYRIGNMFDVQRLVIKVHNINGQLVYRKETGYQNGMINVGNLAKGTYVLTITSSDYKHQFVKQFIKN
- a CDS encoding nucleotide pyrophosphohydrolase; translated protein: MTELTLKQAQQEVDQWIKTIGVRYFSELTNLGILMEEVGELSRLMVRKYGEQSFKESDKGRDLGDEMADVLWVLVCLANQTGVDLEEAFRRNMEKKTNRDQDRHRSNEKLQ
- a CDS encoding ferredoxin--NADP reductase, with product MLQPWLTGKVIRILDETATTRRFWIEVQGVDRFDFKPGQFVTLDLPIHEQRNKRWRSYSIASWPDGTNVIELVIVLMEGGLGTSYLFNEVKEGSELQLRGPQGVFVLPENIEKDLFFVCTGTGIAPFRSMAHHILNNNIPHKNIYLIFGCRKFGDCLYGPELKALQEKVPSFQYLPTFSREEAGDHLIRTGYVHAVYEEIITEKKKENGALHPANFYLCGWKNMIDEAKQRIIAIGYDKKDIHLELYG